One Candidatus Methylomirabilota bacterium DNA segment encodes these proteins:
- a CDS encoding branched-chain amino acid ABC transporter permease, producing MARSPRALTLAAGVLGLALVPVGAELLNQPFYVDLFRRIMIFAIAALSLDLILGYGGMVSFGHAAYLGIGAYAVGVLTHHGIANGYLQWSLAILGSALVALAIGAVSIRTSGVYFIMITLAFTQMLYYLGISIEEYGGDDGMRLAVRSQFPGLLDLRNGTAFYYLVLAILLLFLLLGQRLVNARFGMVIRAARSNEPRARAIGFSPYRYKLTAFVISGAMCGLAGALLVNHTEYLTPEFMHWTRSGEIMFMVILGGIGTLMGPVLGAVVFLLLEDVLSAWTVHWQIILGPLLVLVVLFAKKGLIGLVPEEAPPGG from the coding sequence ATGGCGCGATCGCCGCGGGCGCTCACGCTCGCCGCCGGCGTCCTCGGGCTGGCGCTGGTGCCGGTGGGGGCCGAGCTCCTCAACCAGCCCTTCTACGTGGACCTGTTCCGGCGCATCATGATCTTCGCCATCGCCGCCCTGAGCCTGGACCTGATTCTGGGCTACGGCGGCATGGTCAGCTTCGGGCACGCCGCCTACCTCGGGATCGGCGCCTACGCGGTGGGCGTCCTCACTCACCACGGCATCGCCAACGGCTACCTCCAGTGGTCGCTGGCGATCCTCGGCTCGGCGCTGGTCGCGCTCGCGATCGGGGCCGTCTCGATCCGAACCAGCGGCGTGTACTTCATCATGATCACGCTGGCCTTCACCCAGATGCTCTATTACCTCGGCATCAGCATCGAGGAGTACGGCGGGGACGACGGCATGCGGCTGGCGGTGCGGAGCCAGTTCCCCGGCCTGCTCGACCTCCGGAACGGGACCGCCTTCTACTACCTGGTCCTGGCCATCCTCCTCCTGTTTCTGCTCCTGGGCCAGCGGCTGGTCAACGCGCGCTTCGGCATGGTCATCCGGGCCGCCCGGTCCAACGAGCCCCGGGCCCGGGCCATCGGATTCTCGCCCTACCGCTACAAGCTGACCGCCTTCGTCATCTCCGGGGCGATGTGCGGCCTGGCCGGCGCGCTGCTCGTCAACCATACCGAGTACCTCACCCCCGAGTTCATGCACTGGACGCGCTCGGGCGAGATCATGTTCATGGTGATCCTGGGCGGCATCGGGACCCTGATGGGTCCGGTGCTCGGCGCCGTCGTCTTCCTGTTGCTGGAGGACGTGCTGTCGGCGTGGACCGTACACTGGCAGATCATCCTCGGACCATTGCTGGTGCTGGTCGTGCTCTTCGCCAAGAAGGGGCTGATCGG